In Bacillus sp. Cs-700, one genomic interval encodes:
- a CDS encoding SAM-dependent methyltransferase, translated as MSLYHQKYGYYQKNAPKTGKRGDFITSTSVGDVFSRVMARVFIKEIQKNEYAPVIVDAGSGDGNFISSFLDEVKTVDYQFYEKLTYCVLESSPYHQQLIADRTKHHNVLIYPSLSAIKKEVPKLNGILFSNELLDAFPVRVIEKQHELFEVCIGLNDNDCFEEVYIPCTDPEILNWLACHELQVSDGQRIEIPLAMGEWLNEVGSWLSYGKVFTVDYGYTNEEWETPERREGSLRGYQNHQFIENVLQLPGKMDITTHVHVDAIRNIGLSHGIEWVDCLPQGQFLLKEGLLQFLQQATPDNPFSREHKQNRAVRWLAQSNQFLVMIQEKRQKKDDA; from the coding sequence TTGTCTCTTTATCATCAAAAGTATGGGTATTATCAGAAGAATGCACCAAAGACTGGGAAAAGAGGTGATTTCATTACCTCAACAAGTGTAGGTGACGTTTTTTCTCGCGTAATGGCCCGAGTATTTATAAAAGAAATTCAAAAGAACGAGTATGCACCAGTTATTGTCGATGCGGGTTCAGGTGATGGTAACTTCATTTCTTCTTTTCTTGATGAAGTAAAAACGGTGGACTATCAGTTTTATGAAAAGTTAACTTATTGTGTACTGGAATCCAGTCCTTATCATCAGCAATTAATTGCTGATCGCACAAAGCATCATAACGTGCTGATTTATCCTTCACTTTCTGCAATTAAGAAAGAGGTGCCGAAGTTAAATGGCATTCTATTCTCAAATGAATTGCTTGATGCGTTTCCTGTACGTGTTATTGAAAAACAACATGAACTGTTTGAAGTCTGTATTGGTTTGAATGATAACGATTGTTTTGAAGAGGTGTACATTCCCTGTACAGACCCTGAGATTCTGAACTGGTTAGCGTGTCATGAACTTCAGGTTAGTGATGGACAACGGATCGAAATCCCGCTTGCCATGGGAGAATGGTTGAATGAGGTAGGAAGTTGGCTATCGTATGGAAAAGTCTTTACTGTAGATTATGGATATACAAATGAGGAATGGGAAACTCCTGAAAGAAGAGAAGGCAGTCTTAGGGGATACCAAAATCATCAGTTCATAGAAAATGTTTTACAGTTACCGGGAAAAATGGATATCACAACTCATGTTCATGTTGACGCTATTCGAAACATTGGTCTAAGTCACGGGATCGAGTGGGTGGATTGTCTCCCACAAGGACAATTTCTTTTAAAAGAGGGTTTGCTTCAATTTCTTCAGCAAGCGACTCCGGATAATCCTTTTTCTAGAGAACATAAACAAAATCGAGCAGTAAGGTGGCTTGCTCAGTCGAATCAATTTTTAGTAATGATTCAAGAAAAGCGCCAAAAAAAAGACGATGCGTAA
- a CDS encoding Spx/MgsR family RNA polymerase-binding regulatory protein — protein sequence MEDKLLFYTYPSCTSCRKTKAWLKENGVDFEERHLFKDTPSIDELKEIITLSTDGIEEILARRSTSFKKLNVEIDDLTLTEMLELMHNEPKLLRRPIVTNGKKLIVGYNKSGLQNLKQRKKKLAVVS from the coding sequence TTGGAAGATAAATTATTGTTTTATACTTATCCAAGTTGCACATCTTGTAGAAAAACAAAAGCATGGTTAAAAGAAAATGGTGTTGATTTTGAAGAGCGTCATTTATTTAAAGATACACCTTCAATTGATGAATTAAAAGAAATCATTACCTTATCTACAGATGGTATCGAAGAAATTCTTGCGAGAAGAAGTACTTCATTCAAAAAGCTAAATGTTGAAATTGATGATCTTACCCTTACTGAAATGCTTGAACTAATGCATAATGAACCAAAGCTTCTAAGACGGCCTATCGTGACTAACGGAAAGAAATTAATTGTAGGTTACAATAAGTCGGGTTTGCAAAATTTAAAACAACGTAAAAAGAAGCTTGCTGTCGTTTCTTAA
- a CDS encoding MTH1187 family thiamine-binding protein, whose amino-acid sequence MAIVDVTVIPIGTETPSVSKYVADVQEVLESFSDRITYRLTPMSTLIEGDISDLLDVVKAIHEAPFQAGIERVATNLRIDDRRDKKVKMEDKLESVKRHLK is encoded by the coding sequence ATGGCAATTGTAGATGTTACAGTGATTCCGATTGGAACGGAAACACCAAGTGTTAGTAAGTATGTAGCGGATGTACAGGAGGTTCTAGAATCGTTTTCTGATCGGATTACATATCGTTTAACACCTATGAGTACTCTTATTGAAGGAGATATTTCTGATCTCCTAGATGTTGTTAAAGCGATCCATGAAGCGCCCTTTCAAGCAGGCATTGAGCGTGTAGCCACGAATCTACGAATCGATGATCGTCGTGATAAAAAGGTGAAAATGGAAGATAAACTCGAATCAGTTAAAAGACATTTAAAATAA
- the thiS gene encoding sulfur carrier protein ThiS, with translation MKLQINGDEHDLDAITLKDVVKHFGLQEGLVVTEVDGAIIDRSNWKDINVQDGMKIELVHFVGGG, from the coding sequence GTGAAATTACAAATAAATGGCGATGAGCATGATCTAGACGCGATTACATTGAAGGATGTTGTGAAGCATTTTGGTTTGCAAGAAGGGCTGGTTGTAACAGAGGTAGATGGGGCAATTATTGATCGATCGAACTGGAAAGATATCAATGTACAAGATGGCATGAAAATTGAACTTGTTCACTTTGTAGGTGGAGGTTGA
- a CDS encoding DUF2759 domain-containing protein: MGLAIIFAIVTLFCVWGVFRSLREKNFMGLAFAGLTVLVFGAFTVATMIDILFGSGGGGGH; this comes from the coding sequence ATGGGATTAGCAATTATTTTTGCAATCGTGACTTTATTTTGCGTATGGGGTGTTTTTCGTTCCCTTCGTGAAAAGAACTTTATGGGCCTTGCCTTTGCAGGATTAACAGTGCTTGTATTCGGCGCCTTTACTGTTGCTACAATGATCGATATTCTTTTCGGATCTGGTGGCGGCGGAGGCCACTAA
- a CDS encoding M14 family zinc carboxypeptidase: protein MKIRVKSGDSLWKYSRVFQIPLRLILDSNNLEDPDQLMIGEQIQIPGYVTKSYTIKQGDTLWKIAGWYGAPLDGVLLLNDQNPFSLKPGEKVNIPIRVTWSLINPDQNYDYGTLVKDIRKILGVYPFIKRGLIGETVMGKPIPELVVGTGAKKVHMNGSFHANEWLTTTLIMKFIDDYANELTSSQQLSGVYLPPLYESTSLSLVPMVNPDGVDLVINGLPEEEPYRSLANEINNGSDQFSRWKANIRGVDLNNQYPAKWEVEAERKPTKPSPRNYPGKAPLTEPEAIAIADLTRRKKFDRALAFHSQGEVIFWGFEGLEPPESEILVTEFSRLSGYLPIRYVDSFAGYKDWFIQDFRRPGFTVEIGKGENPLPVSQFNDIYQNTIGIFLSSLYM from the coding sequence ATGAAAATTAGAGTGAAAAGTGGGGACAGCCTTTGGAAATATAGTCGTGTCTTTCAAATACCGCTCCGTCTCATTTTAGATAGCAACAATCTTGAAGATCCTGATCAGTTGATGATAGGAGAACAAATACAGATCCCTGGTTATGTAACAAAAAGTTATACGATTAAACAAGGAGATACATTATGGAAAATAGCGGGTTGGTATGGTGCGCCTTTAGACGGTGTTTTATTGCTAAATGATCAAAATCCCTTTTCGCTAAAGCCGGGTGAGAAAGTGAACATTCCGATTCGTGTCACGTGGTCACTGATAAACCCCGATCAAAATTATGATTATGGAACTCTTGTTAAGGATATCCGCAAAATCCTTGGTGTTTACCCATTTATTAAAAGAGGACTAATTGGTGAGACAGTAATGGGAAAACCTATTCCCGAATTAGTGGTAGGAACTGGCGCGAAAAAAGTTCACATGAATGGCTCATTCCACGCAAATGAGTGGTTAACGACCACTTTAATCATGAAATTTATCGATGATTATGCAAATGAATTGACAAGTAGCCAGCAGCTTAGCGGTGTCTATCTCCCCCCGCTTTATGAATCCACTTCTTTGTCACTCGTTCCAATGGTCAATCCAGATGGGGTTGATCTTGTCATTAATGGTTTACCTGAAGAGGAACCCTATCGTTCTCTTGCAAATGAGATTAACAATGGGAGTGACCAATTTAGTCGTTGGAAGGCGAACATTCGAGGTGTTGATTTAAATAATCAATACCCGGCCAAATGGGAAGTAGAAGCTGAGCGTAAACCAACAAAGCCATCTCCAAGAAATTACCCGGGAAAAGCCCCGCTTACTGAACCAGAAGCAATTGCAATTGCTGATTTAACTAGAAGAAAGAAATTTGACAGAGCGCTAGCATTCCATTCTCAGGGTGAAGTGATTTTTTGGGGATTTGAAGGTCTTGAACCCCCTGAGTCGGAAATTCTTGTAACAGAATTTTCTCGCTTAAGTGGCTATCTCCCCATTCGGTATGTTGATAGCTTTGCAGGTTACAAGGATTGGTTTATACAGGATTTTAGAAGACCTGGTTTCACTGTTGAAATCGGGAAAGGAGAGAATCCTTTGCCTGTTAGCCAATTTAACGATATTTATCAAAATACAATAGGCATCTTTCTGTCTTCTCTATACATGTAG
- the thiD gene encoding bifunctional hydroxymethylpyrimidine kinase/phosphomethylpyrimidine kinase, translated as MYKALTIAGSDSGGGAGIQADIKTFQERNVFGMSAITALTAQNTLGVHHVFPQTVEAVQSQLDAVLSDIGADAVKTGMLFSSDIILAVSKKVREYNVSNLVIDPVMIAKGGASLLQNEAKLAMKEKLFPLGAVITPNLPEAAELLNCNAITSIKGMEEAAKALHASGAKAVLVKGGHMTSNTAMDVLYVKDRFYHYESERIETKHTHGTGCTYSACIAAELAKGRPIPEAVAIAKEYITAAITHALPIGKGIGPTNHAAYRQTQTSIMKT; from the coding sequence ATGTATAAAGCACTGACGATTGCTGGTTCAGATAGTGGTGGCGGAGCTGGGATTCAGGCTGATATAAAAACGTTTCAAGAGCGCAACGTGTTTGGGATGAGTGCGATTACAGCCCTTACTGCTCAGAACACGCTTGGCGTTCATCATGTTTTTCCGCAAACGGTCGAAGCGGTGCAATCACAGCTAGATGCAGTCCTTTCAGACATTGGCGCGGACGCAGTTAAAACCGGGATGCTTTTTTCAAGTGACATTATTCTTGCGGTTTCGAAGAAGGTAAGGGAATACAATGTCTCAAATCTTGTTATTGATCCTGTGATGATCGCAAAAGGTGGGGCGTCTCTTTTGCAAAATGAAGCGAAATTGGCTATGAAAGAAAAGCTTTTTCCGCTAGGGGCTGTTATTACGCCTAATCTTCCTGAAGCAGCCGAATTGCTAAATTGTAATGCTATTACTTCTATCAAGGGTATGGAGGAGGCGGCAAAAGCCCTACATGCAAGTGGTGCAAAAGCTGTTCTTGTTAAAGGTGGACATATGACGAGTAATACTGCTATGGATGTTCTGTATGTAAAAGACCGCTTTTACCATTATGAATCAGAGCGTATTGAAACAAAACACACTCACGGAACTGGTTGCACGTATTCAGCTTGTATCGCAGCTGAGCTTGCTAAGGGGAGGCCGATCCCCGAGGCTGTAGCTATTGCGAAAGAATATATTACGGCTGCTATTACACACGCCCTCCCAATAGGAAAGGGAATTGGCCCAACAAACCATGCAGCTTATCGACAAACACAAACTTCCATCATGAAAACTTAA
- a CDS encoding DUF2626 domain-containing protein, with protein sequence MPRMYRVLAFWTGIFSLMGFVGEMPVLGLLFLGQAGMFLALSYLNLTERTYLYIFGVYLTLFMVGFSYWSVFMMTPGSGGH encoded by the coding sequence ATGCCTAGAATGTACCGAGTTTTAGCTTTCTGGACCGGCATTTTCTCACTCATGGGCTTCGTTGGTGAGATGCCAGTATTAGGATTGCTGTTCCTTGGCCAGGCCGGCATGTTTTTAGCGTTAAGTTATCTTAACTTAACAGAACGTACTTATTTGTATATTTTCGGTGTATACTTAACTTTGTTTATGGTCGGTTTTTCCTACTGGTCAGTGTTCATGATGACGCCTGGATCAGGCGGACATTAA
- the thiE gene encoding thiamine phosphate synthase, with amino-acid sequence MKQFQLYVITGEEFHPERDLVDVMEEAIRGGADIIQLRDKTNSKKVVLEKALKLKALTKKYNIPFIVNDHIDVALAVDADGIHLGQDDLPLETARKIIGPGKIIGISTHRIEEARAAEKGGADYIGAGPIFPTNSKSDVVDPVTTEYIKEVTSEISIPYVAIGGIKLHNVSDVLRAGAKRICVISEVVGSDDVKGTCELFQQVIKSEVIEK; translated from the coding sequence ATGAAGCAGTTTCAATTATATGTGATTACAGGAGAAGAATTTCATCCAGAGCGAGATTTAGTCGACGTAATGGAGGAAGCCATACGAGGTGGAGCGGATATTATTCAGCTACGTGATAAAACAAATTCAAAAAAAGTAGTACTTGAAAAAGCACTAAAGCTAAAAGCATTAACAAAAAAGTACAATATACCGTTTATTGTTAATGATCATATTGATGTCGCTCTAGCTGTTGATGCAGACGGTATTCATTTAGGGCAAGATGATTTGCCTTTAGAAACGGCAAGGAAAATCATTGGACCAGGTAAAATAATCGGAATCTCAACTCATCGTATTGAAGAAGCGCGTGCTGCAGAAAAGGGAGGAGCTGATTACATCGGGGCAGGTCCAATTTTTCCGACTAACAGTAAAAGCGACGTGGTAGACCCTGTTACTACTGAATATATCAAGGAAGTGACTTCTGAAATTTCCATTCCATATGTCGCTATTGGAGGAATTAAACTACACAATGTTTCAGACGTCTTACGTGCGGGGGCGAAACGAATTTGTGTGATCAGCGAAGTAGTAGGAAGTGACGATGTGAAAGGAACATGTGAATTATTTCAGCAAGTGATTAAAAGTGAGGTGATCGAGAAGTGA
- the fetB gene encoding iron export ABC transporter permease subunit FetB, which yields MTNISNLSLLTMILFVMIPVSLSYLFSLGIGKSAIWSSIRGVVQLFFIGYVLTFLFSIPDWQGVGLWVAVMLVIASLQASKRGKGIPYAFLLSFSSLILIEVFVLSLWIVFDIIPFRSEQVIPMSGMIIGNSMVATGLAFERMKNEFHDSKGEILAALSLGANASQASQLIIRKTIRAAMIPNVDGLKTIGLVQLPGMMTGLILGGASPIEAIRYQIVISISIFSSVSICAMIISLVTYRFFFNRKMQLLEEKGGKK from the coding sequence ATGACGAACATATCGAACCTTTCATTGCTTACAATGATTCTATTTGTCATGATTCCTGTTTCGCTTTCTTATTTGTTTTCGCTTGGGATCGGTAAATCAGCTATATGGTCTTCTATCCGCGGCGTCGTTCAACTGTTTTTTATAGGTTATGTCCTCACATTTCTCTTTTCTATTCCAGATTGGCAGGGGGTAGGATTGTGGGTAGCTGTCATGCTAGTCATTGCTTCTCTTCAAGCATCAAAGAGAGGAAAGGGGATTCCGTACGCTTTTCTCCTGTCGTTCTCTTCGCTTATTCTTATTGAAGTGTTTGTTTTGTCATTATGGATCGTATTTGATATTATTCCTTTTCGATCCGAACAGGTTATCCCGATGAGTGGAATGATTATTGGTAATAGTATGGTGGCAACTGGTCTTGCTTTTGAGAGAATGAAGAACGAGTTTCACGATAGTAAAGGAGAAATTCTTGCAGCATTATCCCTTGGAGCAAATGCTTCACAAGCTTCTCAACTGATTATTAGAAAAACGATTCGCGCAGCGATGATTCCTAATGTGGATGGATTAAAAACGATTGGACTTGTGCAATTGCCAGGGATGATGACAGGACTAATTCTTGGTGGGGCTTCGCCAATTGAAGCCATTCGCTATCAGATTGTCATCTCGATTAGCATCTTTTCATCTGTGTCCATTTGTGCGATGATTATTTCATTGGTGACGTATCGCTTTTTCTTTAATCGAAAAATGCAATTACTCGAAGAAAAGGGAGGAAAAAAATAA
- a CDS encoding YbjQ family protein, which yields MIIVTTDQVANKNIKEVIGYVRGSTVQSKHVGKDILASLRTIVGGEITEYTEMMTEARQRAIARMVKDAESKGANAIVAFRLQSSAVMASASEIIAYGTAVILE from the coding sequence ATGATAATCGTAACTACTGATCAAGTCGCAAACAAAAATATTAAGGAAGTAATTGGTTATGTTAGAGGAAGCACTGTTCAGTCTAAGCACGTAGGAAAGGACATTCTTGCGAGTCTTCGGACAATTGTTGGTGGTGAAATTACTGAGTATACCGAAATGATGACAGAAGCTAGACAGAGAGCAATTGCGAGAATGGTAAAGGATGCAGAAAGTAAAGGTGCTAATGCTATCGTTGCTTTTCGGTTACAGTCTTCAGCCGTTATGGCGAGTGCATCAGAAATCATTGCCTACGGTACGGCTGTCATTCTAGAGTAG
- a CDS encoding phosphate ABC transporter ATP-binding protein — translation MNKLIEVENVSNERVKDVQFSLLEGSLTTIIGPSGAGKSSLLLLLNRLEDPDEGEIRFKGKKISDFPISELRRNIGMVFQQAHLFDGTVEDNLKFGPSLRKKWEPNDGIKLLEKVQLPEEFLSKEVENLSGGEQQRVAFARTLANNPEVLLLDEVTSALDMRSVDLMEELLHKLVNEEGKTILMITHDLKQAERLGSYTLFMNEGRIEEQGKTTELFYQPKSATLKHFLEG, via the coding sequence ATGAATAAACTAATCGAAGTAGAAAATGTATCCAATGAACGTGTAAAGGATGTTCAATTTTCATTATTGGAAGGCAGTTTAACGACAATCATCGGACCCTCCGGTGCAGGGAAGAGTAGCTTATTACTTTTGTTAAATAGACTAGAAGATCCTGATGAGGGTGAAATCCGCTTTAAAGGGAAAAAAATTAGCGATTTTCCTATATCAGAGCTGCGTAGAAACATTGGTATGGTGTTTCAACAGGCTCATTTATTTGATGGAACGGTTGAAGATAATTTAAAGTTTGGTCCTTCTCTACGAAAAAAGTGGGAGCCCAATGATGGGATTAAGTTATTGGAAAAAGTACAGTTGCCTGAAGAGTTTTTAAGCAAAGAAGTAGAAAATTTATCTGGTGGTGAACAGCAGCGAGTGGCATTTGCAAGAACGCTTGCTAATAATCCTGAGGTATTGTTATTAGACGAAGTGACCAGTGCACTTGATATGCGGTCAGTGGATTTGATGGAAGAATTGTTACATAAGCTCGTTAATGAAGAAGGGAAGACAATTTTGATGATTACACATGACCTTAAGCAAGCAGAAAGACTTGGTAGCTATACCCTATTTATGAATGAAGGTAGGATTGAAGAGCAAGGAAAAACAACCGAATTGTTTTACCAACCAAAATCCGCTACGTTAAAGCACTTTCTCGAAGGATAA
- the thiO gene encoding glycine oxidase ThiO encodes MASITIIGGGVIGLSIAFECQRRGHNVTVVEAQQCGGQASGAAAGMLAPYSEIEEDPDDFFRLCQRSLQLFPKWQEEIKRHSDIDFEYNESGSLYCIYHEADRLSLETKQAWQRKFNVESTILSAEEVRVKEPGLSRDVVAALWCPEESHIYAPGYVAALLQACRNLGVHVIEYEGDAMLDGDAVVTKHERIDSDQVVLATGAWSMYWEKELGCTLPVYPIRGQICAYEAPPLNHIVFTSQGYLVAKANGSVVAGASEDIADFDTNVTEHGIGRLEKWSKKVMPVLKEMDPFHKWAGLRPATQDGFPLIGKLVEKPGVILATGHYRNGILLSPITAKIVADEIDQVPQQIAIGQFRPDRFQAI; translated from the coding sequence ATGGCTAGCATTACGATTATTGGCGGCGGCGTGATCGGTTTATCCATAGCATTTGAATGTCAAAGAAGAGGACATAACGTTACTGTGGTCGAAGCGCAGCAATGTGGTGGACAGGCTTCTGGTGCAGCAGCAGGAATGCTTGCTCCATATTCTGAAATTGAAGAAGACCCTGACGATTTTTTCCGACTATGCCAAAGGAGTTTGCAGCTTTTTCCTAAATGGCAAGAAGAGATCAAACGTCATTCGGATATTGATTTTGAGTACAATGAAAGTGGTAGTCTTTATTGTATATATCATGAAGCTGACCGTCTTTCTCTTGAAACAAAACAGGCATGGCAAAGAAAGTTTAACGTTGAATCGACAATCTTAAGTGCTGAAGAAGTAAGAGTTAAAGAACCAGGGCTCTCTAGAGATGTTGTTGCCGCTTTATGGTGTCCCGAAGAGTCTCATATTTATGCACCTGGCTATGTGGCGGCTCTTTTACAAGCCTGCCGTAATCTAGGTGTTCACGTCATCGAATATGAGGGAGATGCAATGCTTGACGGTGATGCTGTTGTAACAAAGCACGAGCGAATTGACAGTGATCAGGTTGTTCTTGCAACAGGGGCCTGGTCAATGTATTGGGAAAAAGAGCTAGGTTGCACATTGCCCGTATATCCGATCCGCGGACAAATTTGTGCATATGAAGCTCCACCTTTAAACCACATTGTTTTTACTAGCCAAGGGTATTTGGTAGCTAAAGCGAATGGTTCCGTTGTGGCTGGTGCCTCAGAGGATATCGCTGATTTCGATACGAACGTAACAGAACATGGAATTGGTCGTCTCGAAAAGTGGAGCAAGAAGGTGATGCCTGTGCTCAAGGAGATGGATCCATTTCATAAATGGGCTGGGTTAAGGCCGGCTACACAGGATGGTTTTCCGCTTATTGGAAAGTTAGTTGAGAAACCGGGGGTTATTTTAGCGACCGGACATTATCGAAATGGAATTTTACTTAGCCCAATTACGGCAAAAATCGTAGCGGATGAAATTGATCAGGTTCCCCAACAAATTGCAATTGGTCAATTTCGTCCTGATCGTTTTCAGGCTATCTAA
- a CDS encoding MBL fold metallo-hydrolase: MEWKQMAVGPVQANAALIWNENKEALLIDPGAEGGRIKRKIEKLELKPLAILLTHAHFDHIGAVDLLRETYQVPVYLHAYESNWLSDPSLNGSKLFPVVDDISGKPADHLIEGEGDMTIGSFNFTVLETPGHSPGSVSFYFQDANIVFSGDALFAGSIGRTDLPGGNQKQLLKSIHNRLLVLPESTIVASGHGAATTIETEMTENPFLNGFSL, translated from the coding sequence ATGGAATGGAAACAAATGGCTGTTGGTCCTGTACAAGCAAATGCAGCACTCATATGGAATGAAAATAAAGAAGCTCTTCTTATAGATCCAGGGGCTGAGGGAGGACGAATCAAGAGAAAAATCGAAAAGCTGGAGTTAAAACCTTTGGCTATTCTTTTAACTCATGCTCATTTTGATCATATCGGTGCCGTTGATTTACTAAGAGAGACTTATCAAGTACCAGTCTATCTGCATGCATATGAATCAAATTGGCTTTCTGATCCTTCTTTAAATGGGTCAAAACTATTTCCGGTTGTTGATGACATTTCTGGTAAACCAGCTGACCATCTCATTGAGGGAGAAGGAGATATGACAATCGGTTCATTTAATTTTACGGTTCTAGAGACTCCGGGACACTCACCTGGCAGCGTATCGTTTTACTTCCAAGACGCGAATATCGTCTTTTCCGGTGACGCTCTTTTTGCTGGAAGTATTGGAAGAACAGATCTTCCAGGGGGGAATCAAAAACAATTGCTTAAGAGCATACATAATCGCCTACTTGTGCTACCTGAATCTACGATCGTAGCATCTGGACATGGAGCTGCTACAACCATCGAAACTGAGATGACTGAAAATCCATTTCTAAATGGCTTTTCTTTATAG
- a CDS encoding thiazole synthase, with amino-acid sequence MTNKLTIAGKQLSSRLFLGTGRYPNPYVQNKAIEVSEAEVLTFAIRRVNLSAPDEDAILQHIEKPFQYLPNTSGATSAEEAIRIARLARASGLSDWIKIEVSQDEKLLIPDPIETLKATEILANEGSIVLPYTSDDPALCYRLQEAGAAAVMPGGSPIGTGLGILNPYNIERITEKLTVPVIVDAGLGSAADVTQAMELGADGVLLNTAIAKARNPVMMAEAVKHAIHAGRLSYSAGRISKKKYATASSPIQS; translated from the coding sequence ATGACTAACAAATTAACAATAGCTGGTAAACAATTATCATCGAGGCTTTTCCTAGGGACAGGAAGATACCCAAATCCGTATGTTCAAAACAAGGCGATTGAGGTTTCCGAAGCGGAAGTTCTGACGTTCGCGATTCGAAGAGTAAATCTTTCAGCACCAGACGAAGATGCGATCCTTCAGCACATCGAAAAACCATTTCAATATTTACCGAATACTTCAGGTGCAACATCAGCTGAAGAAGCGATTCGAATCGCTCGTTTAGCAAGAGCATCTGGACTAAGTGATTGGATTAAGATCGAAGTGAGTCAAGATGAAAAATTGCTCATTCCTGATCCAATCGAAACTCTAAAAGCAACAGAAATCTTAGCGAACGAAGGATCTATTGTCTTGCCGTACACATCAGATGATCCTGCACTCTGTTATCGATTACAAGAAGCTGGTGCTGCGGCAGTCATGCCAGGTGGGTCTCCCATTGGTACAGGTCTTGGTATTTTAAATCCTTATAATATTGAACGGATTACTGAGAAGCTTACAGTGCCAGTGATCGTAGATGCTGGCCTAGGAAGTGCTGCTGATGTTACACAGGCAATGGAACTGGGTGCAGATGGCGTGCTGTTAAATACAGCGATAGCCAAAGCGAGAAACCCGGTTATGATGGCAGAGGCTGTAAAACATGCGATTCATGCTGGAAGGTTGTCCTATAGCGCAGGTAGAATTTCTAAAAAGAAGTATGCGACGGCCAGTAGTCCGATACAAAGCTAA